A window of Paenibacillus phoenicis genomic DNA:
ACATTTGGAACAGCCAGTGTTTAAACGTGTTGTCTTAAAGGTTAGCGGGGAGTCATTAGCCGGTCAAAATGGTTACGGCATCGACGCCGATACGATCGCATCCATTGCCCAACAGGTGAAGGAAGTCGTAGAGCTGGGCGTACAGGTCGCCATCGTATGCGGCGGCGGCAACATTTGGCGCGGGATTGCCGGGAGTGCCAAAGGGATCGACCGCGCAACGGCGGATTATATGGGAATGCTCGCGACCGTGATGAATTCCCTGGCACTGCAGGACGCGCTGGAGCAAATCGAGGTGCCAACCCGGGTGCAAACCTCGATTGCGATGCAGCAAATTGCCGAACCTTATATCCGGCGTCGGGCGATCCGCCACTTGGAGAAGGGTCGGGTTGTGATTTTCGCGGCGGGTACGGGCAATCCGTTCTTTTCCACGGACACTACAGCAGCGCTGCGCGCGGCTGAAATTGAGGCGGAAGTCATCCTGATGGCGAAGAACAAGGTGGATGGTGTCTACTCCGCAGATCCGTTTGTAGATCCAAACGCGGTGAAGTACGAATCTCTCACGTATTTGGATGTGCTGAACAAGAACCTTGGTGTCATGGATTCTACGGCGTCCTCGCTGTGCATGGACAATGATATTCCGTTGATTGTTTTTGCGATTACTGAACAAGGGAACATTAAACGCGTCGTGCTCGGTGAAAAAATCGGGACGATCGTCAAAGGGAGTGTAGATTAATGCCGCAAACGATTAAGAAACATGCCGAAGAACGCATGGAGAAAGCGATTCAGGCGCTGAGAAGAGATCTTTCGACGCTGCGCGCCGGTAGAGCTACGCCTTCGCTGCTTGATCGCATTCAGGTTGATTATTACGGTTCGCCGACGCCAATCAACCAGTTGGCCAATATCAACACGCCGGATTCCCGGACGTTGCTGATCCAGCCTTGGGACAAATCGTCGCTATCGGAAATTGAGCGGGCGATT
This region includes:
- the pyrH gene encoding UMP kinase, with amino-acid sequence MEQPVFKRVVLKVSGESLAGQNGYGIDADTIASIAQQVKEVVELGVQVAIVCGGGNIWRGIAGSAKGIDRATADYMGMLATVMNSLALQDALEQIEVPTRVQTSIAMQQIAEPYIRRRAIRHLEKGRVVIFAAGTGNPFFSTDTTAALRAAEIEAEVILMAKNKVDGVYSADPFVDPNAVKYESLTYLDVLNKNLGVMDSTASSLCMDNDIPLIVFAITEQGNIKRVVLGEKIGTIVKGSVD